In Gimesia panareensis, the genomic window ACTGCAAGGTCGTTCTCACACTCTCCGGCGCCATGACCGTCGCCAAGCAGGGCAGCATTATCTGTGACATGATCGACCGGGGCCTGGTCCACGCCGTCGTCGCCACCGGTGCCCTGATTGCCCACGGCCTCACCGAATCGATCGGCCTGGTCCATTACCAGTACAACCCTACCGATTCTGACGAAACACTCTACAAAAAAGGCTACAACCGGATTTACGACACCCTCGAAATGGAGTCGAATCTGAACAACGTCGAAAAGCTGGTCCGGTCGGTCCTGCGGGAATCGCAGCCGGAAGATGGCGTCTGGTCCTCCGCACGTCTCTGCCGGGCGCTCGGCCAGCGGCTCTCTGAAATCAACGAAGGGCGGGGCATCCTCCGCAGTGCCTTCGAACAGAACGTCCCGGTCTTCATCCCCGCCTTCACCGACAGTGAAATCGGCCTCGACGTCTCCACCTGGGCCATGTCCGAACTGATCGCCAGATCGGGCAAGCCCCTGGAAGAGCTCGAACAGGAAGAAATCCTCACCGCGCTCCCCAGCTTCAATCCGTTTCTCGATCTGCAGGAATATGCCCGTCTGATGCGGGATGCCGTCACCTTCGGCATTTTTACCATT contains:
- a CDS encoding deoxyhypusine synthase family protein, producing the protein MSGEREFHDGRGDGLKPLRSLDLSSVNSFGELLQAMSSTAFSGRRLGDAYDILLEMAQDSDCKVVLTLSGAMTVAKQGSIICDMIDRGLVHAVVATGALIAHGLTESIGLVHYQYNPTDSDETLYKKGYNRIYDTLEMESNLNNVEKLVRSVLRESQPEDGVWSSARLCRALGQRLSEINEGRGILRSAFEQNVPVFIPAFTDSEIGLDVSTWAMSELIARSGKPLEELEQEEILTALPSFNPFLDLQEYARLMRDAVTFGIFTIGGGVPRNWAQQVAPYYEIANYRLGTEWKEPRFRYGIRICPEPVHWGGLSGCTYSEGVSWGKFLSPQDGGRFAEVYSDATVVLPLLMKAVFEKLDSQT